A DNA window from Macadamia integrifolia cultivar HAES 741 chromosome 4, SCU_Mint_v3, whole genome shotgun sequence contains the following coding sequences:
- the LOC122076685 gene encoding tubulin beta-1 chain — protein MREILHVQGGQCGNQIGSKFWEVVCDEHGIDPTGRYTGTSDLQLERVNVYFNEASCGRFVPRAVLMDLEPGTMDSVRTGPYGQIFRPDNFVFGQSGAGNNWAKGHYTEGAELIDSVLDVVRKEAENCDCLQGFQVCHSLGGGTGSGMGTLLISKIREEYPDRMLLTFSVFPSPKVSDTVVEPYNATLSVHQLVENADECMVLDNEALYDICFRTLKLTTPSFGDLNHLISATMSGVTCCLRFPGQLNSDLRKLAVNLIPFPRLHFFMVGFAPLTSRGSQQYRALTVPELTQQMWDAKNMMCAADPRHGRYLTASAMFRGKMSTKEVDEQMINVQNKNSSYFVEWIPNNVKSSVCDIPPRGLSMASTFIGNSTSIQEMFRRVSEQFTAMFRRKAFLHWYTGEGMDEMEFTEAESNMNDLVSEYQQYQDATADEEDDYEDEEEDMQEM, from the exons ATGAGAGAAATCCTTCACGTTCAAGGTGGGCAATGCGGTAACCAGATCGGATCGAAGTTCTGGGAGGTTGTTTGTGATGAACATGGCATAGATCCAACCGGAAGGTACACCGGTACCTCAGATCTGCAACTGGAACGTGTCAATGTCTACTTCAACGAAGCTTCTTGCGGTAGGTTTGTTCCTCGTGCAGTGCTCATGGATCTGGAGCCTGGAACCATGGACAGTGTACGGACTGGACCGTACGGTCAGATCTTCCGTCCAGATAACTTTGTTTTTGGACAGTCTGGTGCCGGGAATAACTGGGCCAAGGGGCATTACACGGAAGGAGCAGAGTTGATTGACTCGGTTCTTGATGTTGTGCGCAAGGAGGCTGAGAACTGTGATTGTCTTCAAG GTTTCCAAGTATGCCACTCTCTCGGTGGAGGAACTGGTTCTGGAATGGGGACTTTGCTGATCTCAAAGATCAGGGAAGAATACCCTGACCGCATGTTGCTTAcattctctgtttttccttCCCCAAAGGTATCGGATACAGTTGTGGAGCCATACAATGCTACACTCTCTGTTCATCAGTTGGTAGAGAACGCAGATGAGTGTATGGTGCTAGATAACGAGGCCTTATACGATATATGCTTCAGGACGCTGAAGCTGACAACTCCTAGCT TCGGAGATTTGAACCACTTGATCTCTGCAACCATGAGTGGTGTCACCTGCTGCCTCAGGTTCCCTGGTCAGCTTAACTCTGACCTCAGGAAGCTTGCAGTGAACCTGATTCCATTCCCCCGACTCCACTTTTTCATGGTGGGATTTGCCCCTTTGACCTCACGTGGATCACAACAGTACCGTGCCCTTACTGTCCCAGAGCTGACCCAGCAGATGTGGGATGCCAAGAACATGATGTGTGCTGCTGATCCACGACATGGGCGCTACCTGACTGCCTCAGCCATGTTCAGGGGCAAGATGAGCACCAAGGAAGTTGATGAGCAGATGATCAATGTGCAGAACAAGAACTCATCCTATTTTGTGGAATGGATCCCCAACAATGTTAAATCGAGTGTCTGTGACATCCCACCCAGGGGCCTGTCGATGGCGTCGACGTTCATTGGGAACTCAACCTCCATCCAAGAGATGTTCAGAAGGGTGAGTGAGCAGTTCACTGCCATGTTTAGGAGAAAAGCTTTCTTGCACTGGTACACTGGGGAAGGTATGGATGAGATGGAATTCACTGAAGCGGAAAGCAACATGAACGACCTTGTCTCCGAGTATCAGCAGTACCAGGATGCTACTGCTGATGAGGAAGATGACTATGAGGATGAGGAGGAAGACATGCAGGAGATGTGA